From Myxocyprinus asiaticus isolate MX2 ecotype Aquarium Trade chromosome 49, UBuf_Myxa_2, whole genome shotgun sequence, a single genomic window includes:
- the LOC127438289 gene encoding regulator of G-protein signaling 21-like isoform X2: MPGLIPPIPEHFNMDRDDCRRNTKIGKNLMCRLKCMFSSSSAPERLSLEDTQQWSQSLERLLGSKYGLATFRTFLKSEFSDENIEFWLTCEDYKKITSSHKMSLKAKKIFEQFIEAESSKEINIDYQTREEIKRNVRSPTVQCFDEAQKIVFGLMERDSYPRFLRSEMYRTLLESLAADTAQG; the protein is encoded by the exons ATGCCTGGCCTAATCCCACCAATCCCAGAGCATTTCAACATGGATAGAGATGACTGCAGAAGAAACACAAAGAT aggaaagaaCCTCATGTGTCGACTAAAGTGCATGTTCTCCAGTTCATCTGCTCCCGAGAG GCTAAGTTTAGAAGATACCCAACAATGGTCTCAGTCTCTGGAGCGACTCCTGGGCTCGAAAT ATGGCTTGGCCACGTTCCGCACCTTCCTGAAATCCGAATTTAGCGATGAGAACATTGAATTCTGGCTGACATGCGAGGACTACAAGAAGATAACTTCATCTCATAAAATGTCATTGAAGGCAAAGAAAATCTTTGAGCAATTCATTGAAGCAGAATCTTCTAAAGAG ATAAACATTGACTATCAGACACGTGAGGAAATCAAGAGGAATGTACGGAGTCCAACGGTGCAGTGTTTTGATGAGGCTCAAAAAATCGTGTTCGGACTGATGGAACGTGATTCTTACCCCAGATTTCTACGATCTGAGATGTACCGGACCCTCCTGGAATCCCTTGCAGCAGATACTGCCCAAGGATGA
- the LOC127438289 gene encoding regulator of G-protein signaling 21-like isoform X1: MPGLIPPIPEHFNMDRDDCRRNTKIGKNLMCRLKCMFSSSSAPESRLSLEDTQQWSQSLERLLGSKYGLATFRTFLKSEFSDENIEFWLTCEDYKKITSSHKMSLKAKKIFEQFIEAESSKEINIDYQTREEIKRNVRSPTVQCFDEAQKIVFGLMERDSYPRFLRSEMYRTLLESLAADTAQG; the protein is encoded by the exons ATGCCTGGCCTAATCCCACCAATCCCAGAGCATTTCAACATGGATAGAGATGACTGCAGAAGAAACACAAAGAT aggaaagaaCCTCATGTGTCGACTAAAGTGCATGTTCTCCAGTTCATCTGCTCCCGAGAG CAGGCTAAGTTTAGAAGATACCCAACAATGGTCTCAGTCTCTGGAGCGACTCCTGGGCTCGAAAT ATGGCTTGGCCACGTTCCGCACCTTCCTGAAATCCGAATTTAGCGATGAGAACATTGAATTCTGGCTGACATGCGAGGACTACAAGAAGATAACTTCATCTCATAAAATGTCATTGAAGGCAAAGAAAATCTTTGAGCAATTCATTGAAGCAGAATCTTCTAAAGAG ATAAACATTGACTATCAGACACGTGAGGAAATCAAGAGGAATGTACGGAGTCCAACGGTGCAGTGTTTTGATGAGGCTCAAAAAATCGTGTTCGGACTGATGGAACGTGATTCTTACCCCAGATTTCTACGATCTGAGATGTACCGGACCCTCCTGGAATCCCTTGCAGCAGATACTGCCCAAGGATGA